One stretch of Saccharopolyspora erythraea DNA includes these proteins:
- a CDS encoding IclR family transcriptional regulator, producing the protein MAGTSTLQTADRALQVLLAFTDDRPEWGVSELARRLDLDKSVAQRLLATLAGRGFVLADPETRRYRLGPAVSRLARVAERSGAMSPLARPVLAKLARETGESAVLNVAHGGSYRTVAAVDAGGPLTYSAIVGHVMPGHAGCSGHALFATEPPEEVRELFGPEPLTRYTASTPTTYAELEQRWRQVRETGVSVSDGEFDASVGAIAVPLALGGATVASLTLIGPSDRVSGRVDELAAPLRAAAGELAVRMAPSDSAN; encoded by the coding sequence GTGGCCGGTACGAGCACGCTGCAGACCGCGGACCGAGCCCTGCAGGTCCTGCTCGCGTTCACCGACGACCGGCCGGAGTGGGGAGTGAGCGAGCTCGCCCGCCGGCTCGACCTCGACAAGTCCGTCGCGCAGCGCCTGCTGGCCACGCTGGCGGGCCGCGGTTTCGTGCTGGCAGACCCGGAAACCCGCCGCTACCGGCTGGGGCCCGCGGTCAGCAGGCTGGCGCGGGTCGCCGAGCGCAGCGGCGCGATGAGTCCGCTGGCTCGGCCGGTGCTGGCCAAGCTGGCCAGGGAGACCGGGGAGAGCGCCGTGCTCAACGTCGCGCACGGCGGCTCCTACCGGACCGTGGCCGCCGTCGACGCCGGTGGTCCGCTGACGTACTCGGCGATCGTCGGGCACGTGATGCCCGGCCACGCCGGCTGCTCGGGGCACGCGCTGTTCGCCACCGAGCCGCCGGAGGAGGTCCGCGAGCTGTTCGGCCCCGAGCCGCTGACCCGCTACACCGCGAGCACCCCGACCACCTACGCCGAGCTGGAACAGCGGTGGCGGCAGGTGCGCGAGACCGGGGTCTCGGTGTCCGACGGCGAGTTCGACGCGAGCGTGGGTGCGATCGCGGTGCCGCTGGCGCTCGGCGGCGCGACCGTCGCGTCGCTGACGCTGATCGGTCCGTCCGACCGGGTCTCCGGGCGGGTGGACGAGCTGGCCGCGCCGCTGCGCGCGGCGGCCGGGGAGCTGGCCGTGCGCATGGCGCCGAGCGACTCGGCGAACTGA
- a CDS encoding MFS transporter yields MAAIGVGFGLARYGYGLFLPGIQREFGLSLVVVGWIGSATYLAYLCALVAVGTLANVVGSRALVVSGGLAATAGMATVALAAEPVALVAGLVLAGTSPALVWSPYSDAVDRVVPPERRETVLALLPTGTAFGVVVAGLMAMGARGEQWRSAWLVFAVIALLVTAYNFVAVPAGRGGKRRAERGIRGFLAPRAARLHLTAFSYGVVGAVYWSFAVVAVSSAARAAYDIAPVFWSLTGVSGIGGLFAGTVLRRCGLRAGHALIFGALACAAGLLGLAPGSWVAVCASALLYGAAFMAGSGLLAVWSYQIFPERPTAGLSAALVSLGLGTVCGPAALGVLAADHGLDAAFSVTAAIAALTLLVRPRRHRPRVLTNVAGERTVPPTVRK; encoded by the coding sequence GTGGCGGCGATCGGGGTCGGGTTCGGCCTCGCACGCTACGGCTACGGGCTGTTCCTGCCCGGCATCCAACGGGAGTTCGGGCTCTCCCTGGTCGTGGTCGGGTGGATCGGAAGCGCGACCTACCTGGCTTACCTGTGCGCCCTGGTCGCGGTCGGGACGTTGGCGAACGTGGTCGGATCGCGGGCTCTGGTCGTGAGCGGCGGGCTCGCGGCGACTGCGGGGATGGCGACGGTGGCGCTGGCAGCCGAACCCGTCGCGCTGGTCGCGGGCCTGGTGCTGGCGGGCACGAGTCCGGCGTTGGTCTGGTCGCCCTATTCCGATGCCGTGGACCGGGTCGTCCCGCCCGAGCGGCGGGAAACCGTGCTCGCGTTGCTGCCGACCGGTACGGCGTTCGGCGTTGTGGTCGCCGGACTGATGGCCATGGGAGCGCGAGGTGAGCAGTGGCGTTCCGCCTGGCTGGTCTTCGCCGTCATCGCTCTGCTCGTCACCGCCTACAACTTCGTCGCCGTGCCGGCGGGTCGCGGTGGAAAGCGCAGGGCGGAGCGCGGAATCCGCGGGTTTCTGGCTCCGCGGGCGGCACGGTTGCACCTGACCGCGTTCTCCTATGGCGTGGTGGGCGCGGTCTACTGGTCGTTCGCCGTGGTGGCCGTGTCGTCGGCGGCGAGGGCGGCGTACGACATCGCGCCGGTTTTCTGGTCGCTCACCGGGGTTTCCGGTATCGGCGGGTTGTTCGCGGGGACGGTGTTGCGACGGTGTGGTCTGCGCGCGGGACACGCGCTGATCTTCGGCGCGCTCGCCTGCGCCGCGGGGTTGCTCGGGCTCGCGCCGGGATCGTGGGTGGCGGTGTGCGCGTCCGCGTTGCTCTACGGGGCCGCCTTCATGGCGGGCTCCGGTTTGCTGGCCGTCTGGAGCTACCAGATCTTCCCGGAGCGGCCGACGGCCGGGCTGAGCGCGGCACTGGTCTCGCTCGGGCTCGGCACGGTATGCGGCCCCGCAGCGCTGGGGGTGCTCGCCGCCGACCACGGGCTCGACGCGGCCTTCTCGGTCACCGCCGCGATCGCCGCTCTCACCCTGCTGGTCCGGCCGCGGCGGCACAGGCCCCGGGTGTTGACAAACGTCGCCGGTGAGCGCACCGTACCTCCAACGGTGCGTAAATAG
- a CDS encoding TetR/AcrR family transcriptional regulator, whose translation MATTSTPAGARGGARPSARERLLDAAGELFYRDGIRAVGIDAVIARAGVAKMSLYKHFRSKDDLVVAYLERREQRWLEHFRSRMREAGTTPRERVLAVFDVLARWTESENPRGCAFINAYVELADAHHPGNAVTRADKEWLRAYLTDLVAETGAPAPEALAAQLFLLLEGALVTTAMGTVDGAMSSARAAAERLLPG comes from the coding sequence GTGGCCACGACCAGCACACCCGCCGGAGCGCGGGGCGGAGCCCGGCCATCGGCGCGCGAACGACTGCTCGACGCCGCGGGCGAGCTCTTCTACCGGGACGGCATCCGGGCGGTGGGCATCGACGCGGTCATCGCGCGCGCCGGTGTGGCGAAGATGAGCCTGTACAAGCACTTCCGCTCCAAGGACGACCTCGTGGTCGCCTACCTGGAGCGCCGCGAGCAGCGCTGGCTGGAGCACTTCCGGTCACGGATGCGCGAGGCGGGCACCACTCCCCGGGAACGCGTGCTGGCGGTGTTCGACGTGCTCGCCCGCTGGACGGAGAGCGAGAACCCTCGCGGCTGCGCGTTCATCAACGCCTATGTCGAGCTGGCCGACGCTCACCATCCCGGCAACGCCGTGACCAGGGCCGACAAGGAGTGGCTGCGCGCCTACCTGACCGATCTCGTCGCCGAAACCGGCGCACCCGCCCCGGAAGCGCTGGCCGCCCAGCTGTTCCTGTTGCTGGAAGGCGCGTTGGTGACCACGGCGATGGGCACCGTCGATGGCGCGATGAGCAGTGCGCGGGCCGCGGCGGAACGCCTGCTGCCCGGCTGA
- a CDS encoding enoyl-CoA hydratase-related protein has product MTTYEQITFEVADGVATITLNRPERLNAFTAVMRAELVDAFDAVDADDDVRVAVVTGAGRAFCAGADLGGGADTFNAGSEHRRAAHEDLGEVDGAPRDGGGTVSLRIAASRKPVIAAINGASVGVGATMTLPMDIRLASESARFGFVFARRGIVAEAASTWFLPRVVGISQAMEWAATGRVFGAEEALRGRLVSRVVPDGELLATAREIAREIADNTSAVSVAVTRRLLWGMLGASNPWEAHRLDSRAMHELGAGADAAEGVTAFLEKREARFPMRVSRDYPGFIPEWPQRPGGM; this is encoded by the coding sequence ATGACGACTTACGAGCAGATCACCTTCGAGGTGGCCGACGGCGTCGCCACCATCACGCTGAACCGGCCGGAACGGCTCAACGCCTTCACCGCCGTGATGCGCGCCGAGCTCGTCGACGCGTTCGACGCCGTCGACGCCGACGACGACGTGCGGGTGGCGGTGGTGACCGGTGCCGGCCGGGCCTTCTGCGCCGGTGCCGACCTCGGTGGCGGCGCCGACACCTTCAACGCGGGCAGCGAGCACCGGCGCGCGGCCCACGAGGACCTCGGAGAGGTCGACGGCGCGCCGCGGGACGGCGGCGGAACCGTGTCGCTGCGGATCGCGGCGTCGCGCAAGCCGGTGATCGCGGCGATCAACGGCGCGTCGGTCGGGGTCGGAGCGACCATGACGCTGCCGATGGACATCCGCCTGGCCTCGGAGTCGGCGCGGTTCGGTTTCGTCTTCGCGCGCCGGGGGATCGTCGCCGAGGCGGCCTCGACGTGGTTCCTGCCGCGCGTGGTCGGGATCTCGCAGGCGATGGAGTGGGCGGCCACCGGCCGGGTCTTCGGTGCGGAGGAAGCACTGCGCGGCAGGCTGGTCTCACGCGTCGTGCCAGACGGCGAACTGCTTGCCACCGCGCGGGAAATCGCCCGCGAGATCGCCGACAACACCTCCGCGGTCTCGGTCGCGGTGACCCGCAGGCTGCTGTGGGGCATGCTCGGCGCGTCGAACCCCTGGGAGGCTCACCGGCTCGACTCCAGGGCCATGCACGAACTCGGTGCCGGGGCCGACGCGGCGGAAGGCGTCACCGCGTTCCTGGAGAAGCGCGAGGCCCGCTTCCCGATGCGCGTCAGCCGGGACTACCCCGGCTTCATCCCGGAGTGGCCGCAGCGCCCCGGCGGCATGTGA
- a CDS encoding SMP-30/gluconolactonase/LRE family protein, with the protein MREISSGLRFPEGPVALGDGSVLVVEIERGTLSRVAADGSVSVVADCGGGPNGAAIGPDGAVYVCNNGGFDWHRGGGRLAPGNQPDGYLGGRVQRVTFDGEVTDVCTSAGGHPLRGPNDLVFDADGGFYFTDHGKRRERDSDRGGLYYATVDGSRIEEIAYPLHDPNGVGLSPDGERVYVAETMTGRVWYWEIEAPGRLRRAPGPGPAGATLLHGFGGYQLLDSLAVDSEGNVCVATLITGAISVLSPDGALEDVVRTPETDYYVTNICFGGPDLRTAYITSSGLGKLYAAQWDRPGLPLNFGAEHGAAGARDSMSTS; encoded by the coding sequence GTGCGGGAGATCAGCAGCGGGCTGCGCTTCCCGGAAGGCCCGGTCGCCCTGGGCGACGGCTCGGTGCTCGTGGTCGAGATCGAGCGGGGAACCCTGTCGCGGGTGGCCGCCGACGGATCGGTCTCGGTGGTGGCCGACTGCGGTGGCGGCCCCAACGGCGCGGCCATCGGCCCCGACGGCGCGGTCTACGTCTGCAACAACGGCGGGTTCGACTGGCACCGCGGCGGCGGACGGCTCGCACCGGGCAACCAGCCCGACGGCTACCTCGGCGGACGCGTCCAGCGCGTCACCTTCGACGGCGAGGTGACCGACGTGTGCACGTCGGCCGGCGGCCACCCGCTGCGTGGCCCGAACGACCTCGTGTTCGACGCCGACGGCGGCTTCTACTTCACCGACCACGGCAAGCGCCGGGAACGCGACTCCGACCGCGGCGGGCTGTACTACGCCACAGTGGACGGTTCGAGAATCGAGGAGATCGCCTACCCGCTGCACGACCCCAACGGCGTCGGCCTGTCCCCGGACGGCGAGCGGGTGTACGTGGCCGAGACGATGACCGGACGAGTCTGGTACTGGGAAATCGAGGCGCCCGGTAGGCTTCGGCGGGCGCCGGGCCCGGGGCCGGCGGGTGCCACGCTGCTGCACGGGTTCGGCGGCTACCAGCTCCTGGACTCGCTCGCGGTGGACTCCGAGGGCAACGTCTGCGTGGCGACGCTGATCACCGGCGCCATCAGTGTGCTGAGTCCGGACGGGGCGCTCGAGGACGTCGTGCGGACTCCGGAAACCGACTACTACGTCACCAACATCTGCTTCGGCGGGCCGGATCTGCGCACCGCCTACATCACCTCCTCCGGGCTCGGCAAGCTCTACGCCGCGCAGTGGGACCGCCCGGGCCTGCCGCTGAACTTCGGCGCTGAGCACGGCGCGGCCGGGGCGCGAGATTCGATGTCCACCTCTTGA
- a CDS encoding histidine phosphatase family protein: MTEYRQPRYRPPEGSTEFLLIRHGESARAVPGRPFALLDGQSDPDLAPEGREHARRVADRLEHERFDALYVTTLRRTVQTAAPLAERLGMTPLVEAELREVNLGEWEGGLFRKHVAERHPVSLRMHAEERWDVIPGAEEAQRFRERVRGAVERLAAAHPGRRLAVFTHGGVIAQVLALAAGSRPFAFLGADNGSISQVVVDGERWTVRRFNDTAHLSPRLDPGAAPLT, from the coding sequence ATGACCGAATACCGCCAGCCCCGGTACCGGCCGCCGGAGGGCTCCACCGAGTTCCTGCTGATCCGGCACGGGGAGTCGGCCCGGGCGGTCCCCGGCAGGCCGTTCGCCCTGCTGGACGGGCAGTCCGACCCCGACCTCGCGCCCGAGGGCCGCGAGCACGCCCGGCGGGTCGCCGACCGACTCGAGCACGAGCGGTTCGACGCCCTGTACGTCACGACGCTGCGGCGCACCGTCCAGACCGCGGCTCCGCTTGCCGAACGCCTCGGCATGACCCCGCTGGTGGAGGCTGAGCTGCGCGAGGTCAACCTCGGCGAGTGGGAGGGCGGCCTGTTCCGCAAGCACGTGGCCGAGCGGCACCCGGTCAGCCTGCGCATGCACGCCGAGGAGCGGTGGGACGTCATCCCCGGTGCCGAGGAGGCGCAGCGCTTCCGGGAACGGGTCCGCGGCGCGGTCGAGCGCCTCGCGGCGGCCCACCCCGGCCGGCGGCTCGCCGTGTTCACCCACGGCGGCGTGATCGCGCAGGTGCTGGCGCTGGCGGCCGGGTCGCGCCCGTTCGCCTTCCTCGGCGCCGACAACGGCTCGATCTCGCAGGTCGTGGTCGATGGCGAGCGGTGGACGGTGCGGCGCTTCAACGACACCGCGCACCTGTCGCCGCGGCTGGACCCCGGCGCCGCGCCGCTCACGTGA
- a CDS encoding acyl-CoA synthetase — protein sequence MYPGAHPAGRTALVMAGSGRSTTYGELEERSTRLAHFLRESGLSRGDTVALLTDNSIHAYEVYWAAVRSGLYLTAVNRHLTAAEVAYIVADSKAKALVVSAALDEPAGRLVDALPDVGTRLAYGGPVDGYGDYESALAVSSPVPPAEQPRGGDMLYSSGTTGRPKGIRAPLRDVDVSEGDNHLTPLTRSLYGFGPDTVYLSPAPFYHAAPLRFGASVHAVGGTLVMMEHFDPEDALRAIERHRVTHSQWVPTMFVRMLKLPESARRHDLSSHRVAIHAAAPCPVDVKRAMIDWWGPILHEYYAATEGIGMTVIDSETWLEKPGSVGRAVLGTVHVCADDGAQLPPGEVGTIYFERDERPFEYHGDPDKTRSAQHPLHPNWTTTGDLGYLDEDGFLHLTDRKAFMIISGGVNIYPQETENVLALHPSIADVAVIGVPDEEMGEAVRAVVQPAPGAEPGPGLERELIEHVRSRLAHYKAPRAVDFVDSLPRTPTGKLVKGELMRRCR from the coding sequence ATGTATCCAGGTGCACATCCGGCCGGCCGCACGGCCCTGGTCATGGCCGGGTCCGGCCGCAGCACGACCTACGGCGAACTCGAGGAACGCTCCACCCGGCTGGCGCACTTCCTGCGCGAGTCCGGGCTGAGCCGCGGTGACACCGTGGCGTTGCTGACCGACAACTCCATCCACGCCTACGAGGTCTACTGGGCCGCGGTGCGATCCGGGCTCTACCTCACCGCGGTCAACCGACACCTCACCGCCGCGGAGGTCGCCTACATCGTGGCCGACTCGAAGGCGAAAGCGCTGGTCGTCTCCGCGGCGCTGGACGAACCGGCCGGGCGGCTGGTGGACGCGCTGCCGGATGTCGGCACCCGGCTGGCCTACGGCGGCCCGGTCGACGGCTACGGCGACTACGAGTCGGCGCTGGCCGTGTCGTCGCCGGTGCCTCCGGCGGAGCAGCCGCGAGGCGGGGACATGCTCTACTCGTCGGGAACCACGGGGCGCCCCAAGGGGATCAGGGCTCCGCTGCGCGACGTCGACGTCAGCGAGGGCGACAACCACCTCACGCCGTTGACGCGGTCGCTGTACGGGTTCGGCCCCGACACCGTCTACCTCTCGCCCGCGCCGTTCTACCACGCCGCACCGCTGCGGTTCGGGGCATCGGTCCATGCGGTCGGCGGCACGCTGGTGATGATGGAGCACTTCGACCCCGAGGACGCGTTGCGGGCGATCGAACGCCACCGCGTCACCCACAGCCAGTGGGTGCCGACGATGTTCGTGCGGATGCTCAAGCTTCCCGAGAGCGCCAGACGCCACGACCTGTCGAGCCACCGCGTCGCCATCCACGCCGCCGCGCCGTGCCCCGTGGACGTCAAGAGGGCGATGATCGACTGGTGGGGCCCGATCCTGCACGAGTACTACGCCGCCACCGAGGGGATCGGCATGACCGTCATCGATTCCGAGACCTGGCTGGAGAAACCGGGTTCGGTCGGCCGGGCGGTGCTCGGCACCGTGCACGTCTGCGCCGACGACGGCGCGCAACTGCCGCCGGGGGAGGTGGGCACCATCTACTTCGAGCGCGACGAGCGGCCGTTCGAGTACCACGGCGACCCGGACAAGACCCGGTCGGCGCAGCACCCGCTGCACCCGAACTGGACCACCACCGGTGACCTCGGCTACCTCGACGAGGACGGCTTCCTGCACCTGACCGACCGGAAAGCGTTCATGATCATCTCCGGTGGCGTCAACATCTACCCGCAGGAGACCGAGAACGTCCTCGCCCTCCACCCGTCCATAGCCGACGTCGCGGTGATCGGAGTGCCGGACGAGGAGATGGGGGAGGCGGTGCGGGCCGTGGTCCAGCCGGCCCCGGGCGCCGAGCCGGGGCCGGGGCTGGAGCGCGAGCTGATCGAGCACGTGCGGTCCCGGCTCGCCCACTACAAGGCGCCCCGCGCCGTCGACTTCGTCGACAGCCTGCCCCGCACGCCCACGGGCAAGCTGGTCAAGGGCGAGCTGATGCGGCGCTGCCGGTGA
- a CDS encoding 3-hydroxyacyl-CoA dehydrogenase: MDISGSVALVTGGASGLGLATARRLVAAGARVVLLDLPDSAGERVAADLGAAARFVAGDVTDEQQVGAALDAADAAGTLRIVVNCAGTGNAMRVVSRRKGPFPLDAFSRIVNVNLVGTFNVLRLAAERMLRHEPVGQERGVVINTASVAAFDGQIGQAAYSASKGGVVGMTLPAARDLAEHAIRVVTIAPGLFDTPLLAGASEEVKASLGAQVPHPARLGDPDEFGALAEHVVSNPMLNGEVIRLDGAIRMAPR, translated from the coding sequence ATGGACATCTCGGGCAGCGTCGCCCTGGTCACCGGTGGCGCTTCAGGACTCGGACTCGCGACCGCGCGGCGGCTGGTGGCCGCCGGAGCGCGAGTCGTGCTGCTGGACCTGCCGGACTCGGCGGGGGAGCGCGTGGCCGCCGACCTCGGCGCGGCAGCGCGGTTCGTCGCGGGTGACGTCACCGACGAGCAGCAGGTGGGTGCCGCGCTGGACGCGGCCGACGCGGCCGGGACGCTGCGGATCGTGGTCAACTGCGCGGGAACCGGCAACGCCATGCGGGTGGTCAGTCGCAGGAAAGGACCCTTCCCGCTGGATGCGTTCAGCCGGATCGTCAACGTCAACCTGGTCGGCACGTTCAACGTGCTGAGGCTCGCCGCCGAGCGCATGCTGCGCCACGAGCCGGTCGGCCAGGAGCGCGGGGTCGTCATCAACACCGCCTCGGTCGCCGCCTTCGATGGGCAGATCGGGCAGGCGGCGTACTCGGCCTCCAAGGGCGGCGTCGTGGGCATGACGCTGCCCGCCGCCCGCGACCTGGCCGAGCACGCCATCCGCGTCGTGACCATCGCGCCCGGACTGTTCGACACACCGCTGCTGGCCGGTGCCTCCGAGGAGGTGAAGGCGTCGCTGGGCGCGCAGGTGCCCCACCCGGCCCGGCTCGGGGACCCGGACGAGTTCGGCGCGCTGGCCGAGCACGTCGTGTCGAACCCGATGCTCAACGGCGAGGTGATCCGCCTCGACGGCGCGATCCGCATGGCGCCCCGGTAG
- a CDS encoding long-chain-fatty-acid--CoA ligase — MTDTAHHATGLLTGRGMTMSDQLSRHARKIPESGALSFESGTRTYRELDDRVSRLTSALRSRGVRPGDRIAVMCLNGLEAVETYLASVRLGAICVPVNFRLVAGEVAYLLGDCEPAAVVADADLAPTVDAALAAAPSAHTCLLIGGHGDRDYERAVRESTPDIPEATVDIQDPAFIMYTSGTTGRPKGAVLTHSNLLMHAFSSITHLGAPADDRVGLSGAPLFHIAGLGAVSTNLLLGGRSVLVRSGRFDPAEMVDLLARERVSNCFFVPAQWQAICALPDLADRDLSALRRISWGAAPASSTLLRTMIDTFPRAEVVTMFGQTECSPVTTVLRGEDSVRKIGSVGTPMLNVEVRVVDDDMNDVARGEVGEIVYRSPMVMREYWGKPAETAEAFRGGWFHSGDLVREDEDGYFYVVDRKKDMIISGGENIYCAEVENALATHPGIAEVALIGVPDPRWGETPLAVIVPRDADSPPTAAEVEAWCRQRLAGYKCPRRISVVAELPRNPSGKVLKTRLRAETGT; from the coding sequence ATGACCGACACCGCGCACCACGCCACCGGCCTCCTGACCGGCCGGGGCATGACGATGAGCGACCAGCTGTCCCGGCACGCCCGCAAGATCCCCGAGTCCGGTGCCCTGAGTTTCGAGTCCGGAACCCGCACCTACCGCGAGCTCGACGACCGCGTCTCGCGGCTGACGAGCGCGCTTCGCTCCCGGGGCGTGCGCCCGGGTGACCGGATCGCGGTGATGTGCCTGAACGGCCTGGAGGCCGTGGAGACCTACCTCGCCTCGGTGCGCCTGGGCGCGATCTGCGTGCCGGTCAACTTCCGGCTGGTCGCCGGCGAGGTGGCCTACCTGCTCGGCGACTGCGAGCCCGCGGCGGTCGTCGCGGACGCGGACTTGGCACCCACCGTCGACGCCGCGCTCGCGGCCGCGCCGTCGGCGCACACCTGCCTGCTCATCGGCGGGCACGGCGACCGCGACTACGAGCGCGCGGTCCGCGAGTCCACTCCGGACATCCCGGAAGCCACTGTGGACATCCAGGACCCGGCGTTCATCATGTACACCTCGGGAACGACCGGGCGGCCGAAAGGCGCCGTGCTCACCCACTCCAACCTGCTGATGCACGCCTTCAGCAGCATCACCCACCTCGGCGCCCCCGCCGACGACCGGGTCGGTCTCAGCGGCGCCCCGCTGTTCCACATCGCCGGTCTGGGTGCCGTCTCGACGAACCTGCTGCTCGGCGGCCGCTCCGTCCTGGTGCGCTCCGGCCGGTTCGACCCGGCCGAGATGGTGGACCTGCTGGCGCGGGAACGGGTTTCCAACTGCTTCTTCGTGCCCGCGCAGTGGCAGGCGATCTGCGCGCTGCCGGATCTCGCCGACCGGGACCTGTCGGCCCTGCGGCGCATCTCGTGGGGCGCGGCACCGGCGTCGAGCACCCTGCTGCGGACGATGATCGACACCTTCCCGCGGGCCGAGGTCGTCACCATGTTCGGCCAGACCGAGTGCAGCCCGGTCACCACCGTGCTGCGCGGCGAGGACTCCGTGCGCAAGATCGGCTCCGTCGGCACCCCGATGCTCAACGTCGAGGTGCGCGTGGTCGACGACGACATGAACGACGTGGCGCGCGGCGAGGTCGGCGAGATCGTCTACCGCAGCCCGATGGTCATGCGCGAGTACTGGGGAAAGCCCGCCGAGACCGCCGAGGCGTTCCGCGGTGGCTGGTTCCACTCCGGCGACCTCGTGCGCGAGGACGAGGACGGCTACTTCTACGTCGTCGACCGCAAGAAGGACATGATCATCTCCGGCGGCGAGAACATCTACTGCGCCGAGGTGGAGAACGCTCTCGCCACACACCCCGGGATCGCCGAAGTCGCGCTGATCGGCGTCCCGGACCCCCGCTGGGGCGAGACGCCGCTGGCGGTGATCGTGCCCCGGGACGCCGACAGCCCGCCCACCGCCGCCGAGGTGGAGGCGTGGTGCCGCCAACGACTCGCCGGGTACAAGTGCCCGCGCCGGATCTCGGTCGTGGCCGAGCTGCCCCGCAATCCCAGCGGCAAGGTGCTCAAGACCCGGCTGCGCGCCGAGACGGGAACCTGA
- a CDS encoding TetR/AcrR family transcriptional regulator, with translation MSSKRPSGTRGPSGSRRRAELLAIAADLFARRGFQATTVRDIADAAGILSGSLYHHFDSKETMVDEILRDFLDSQRRAQERVLAGTGDARDRVAGLVRQSFRTVHRHRAAVVILQNESNHLATSGRFAYLRAAAGDFERTWTRVLREGQRAGVLRADLNVKLAYRFIRDAVWTSVHWYNPRGRLTLTAIAEQYVSILRDGIAVADTRR, from the coding sequence GTGAGCTCCAAGCGCCCGTCCGGCACGCGCGGGCCGAGCGGCTCGCGGCGCCGCGCCGAGCTGCTGGCCATCGCCGCGGACCTGTTCGCCCGCCGGGGGTTCCAGGCCACCACGGTCCGCGACATCGCCGACGCGGCGGGCATCCTGTCCGGCAGCCTCTACCACCACTTCGACTCCAAGGAGACGATGGTGGACGAGATCCTGCGGGACTTCCTGGACTCCCAGCGGCGGGCCCAGGAGCGGGTGCTCGCCGGGACCGGTGACGCCCGCGACCGCGTCGCCGGACTGGTCCGGCAGTCCTTCCGCACCGTGCACCGGCACCGGGCGGCGGTGGTGATCCTGCAGAACGAGTCGAACCACCTGGCCACCTCCGGCCGCTTCGCCTACCTGCGGGCGGCGGCCGGCGACTTCGAGCGGACCTGGACGCGGGTGCTGCGGGAAGGACAGCGCGCCGGGGTGCTGCGCGCGGATCTCAACGTCAAGCTCGCCTACCGCTTCATCCGCGACGCGGTCTGGACGTCGGTGCACTGGTACAACCCGCGAGGGCGGTTGACCTTGACCGCGATCGCCGAGCAGTACGTCAGCATCCTGCGCGACGGGATCGCGGTCGCGGACACCAGGCGGTGA
- a CDS encoding helix-turn-helix transcriptional regulator, protein MLETSARLLRLLSLLQTRREWSGAELAERLGVSARTVRRDVDKLRGLDYPISVGMGRAGGYRLGAGARLPPLLLDDDEAVAVAVGLRTATGSGVAGVGETALRALVKLEQVLPDRLWRRIESLQVRTVEAPGAPSVDAGELTAVATACRDRQCLRFDYRAHDGQETPRVTEPHQLVTWGRRWYLVAWDLERQDWRTFRVDRMRTRVPTGPRFAPREMPDAAAFVASGVARAWPYQATVRLAVPADSEVARQTTNYGRIEPVNDRMCLLHFGADTLHSLAFLLGALEVDFEVVHPPELADQLVRAAERFLNAAGRAGGRDDGPRHDSPDPAPGP, encoded by the coding sequence GTGTTGGAAACCTCAGCGCGGCTGCTCAGACTGCTGAGCCTGCTGCAGACCCGCCGCGAGTGGAGCGGCGCCGAGCTCGCCGAGCGGCTCGGGGTGAGTGCCCGGACGGTCCGCAGGGACGTCGACAAGCTCCGCGGTCTCGACTACCCGATCTCGGTCGGCATGGGCAGGGCCGGTGGCTACCGGCTGGGCGCGGGAGCGAGGCTGCCCCCGCTGCTGCTCGACGACGACGAGGCGGTCGCGGTGGCCGTCGGGCTGCGGACGGCGACAGGCAGCGGTGTGGCCGGAGTCGGCGAGACCGCGTTGCGGGCGCTGGTCAAGCTGGAGCAGGTGCTGCCCGACCGGCTCTGGCGGCGCATCGAGTCGTTGCAGGTCCGCACGGTGGAGGCGCCCGGGGCACCGTCGGTCGACGCAGGCGAGCTCACCGCGGTCGCCACGGCCTGCCGCGACCGGCAGTGCCTGCGGTTCGACTACCGCGCCCACGACGGGCAGGAGACCCCGCGTGTCACCGAGCCGCACCAGCTGGTCACCTGGGGCAGGCGGTGGTACCTGGTGGCGTGGGACCTCGAGCGGCAGGACTGGCGCACGTTCCGCGTGGACCGCATGCGCACCCGCGTCCCGACCGGTCCGCGGTTCGCGCCCCGGGAGATGCCCGACGCCGCCGCGTTCGTCGCCAGTGGCGTGGCACGCGCGTGGCCGTACCAGGCGACGGTGCGCCTGGCGGTGCCCGCCGACTCCGAGGTCGCCCGGCAGACCACCAACTACGGGCGGATCGAACCGGTGAACGACCGCATGTGCCTGCTGCACTTCGGCGCCGACACCCTGCACTCGCTGGCGTTCCTGCTCGGAGCGCTGGAGGTCGACTTCGAGGTCGTGCACCCGCCCGAGCTCGCCGACCAGCTCGTGCGCGCGGCCGAGCGGTTCCTGAACGCGGCGGGCAGAGCAGGCGGCCGCGACGACGGGCCTCGGCACGACTCGCCGGACCCCGCGCCCGGACCATAA